The Entelurus aequoreus isolate RoL-2023_Sb linkage group LG23, RoL_Eaeq_v1.1, whole genome shotgun sequence genome has a window encoding:
- the nenf gene encoding neudesin, producing MATSGANLFLSLLLISLVSAGDVKLKYKAATKPVRLFTEEELKRYDGSQEGESIYMAVKGVVFDVTKGKEFYGKNAAYNALAGKDSTRAVAKMSLDPEDLTSDTTGLTKQQLDSLDSVFEDTYKAKYPIVGYTAARILNEDGSPNEDFKPEDQPHFKIKDEF from the exons ATGGCAACAAGCGGAGCTAACCTGTTCTTGTCGCTATTATTAATTAGCCTGGTTTCGGCGGGCGACGTCAAGTTAAAGTACAAAGCCGCCACCAAGCCTGTGAGGTTATTCACCGAGGAGGAGCTGAAGAGGTACGACGGAAGCCAG GAGGGAGAGTCCATCTACATGGCGGTCAAAGGGGTGGTGTTCGATGTTACCAAGGGAAAAG AGTTTTATGGCAAAAACGCGGCATACAACGCCTTGGCTGGCAAGGACTCCACCCGAGCCGTAGCGAAGATGTCCCTCGACCCCGAAGACCTGACGTCAGATACC ACCGGCCTCACGAAGCAGCAGCTGGACTCCCTGGACAGCGTCTTTGAGGACACCTACAAAGCCAAGTATCCAATCGTTGGCTACACGGCAGCGCGCATCCTCAACGAGGACGGAAGCCCCAACGAGGACTTTAAACCTGAAGACCAGCCTCACTTTAAGATCAAAGACGAGTTTTAA
- the LOC133640890 gene encoding tigger transposable element-derived protein 4-like — protein sequence MAERGQKRKLELHTLDNKYQAVKAVEGGTSRTAVQEQFHVKRNTLSGWIKNSTKIKEQYESGNANSNCKKIKLAKNPDVEKALYLWYCDVRKKHPTLPLRRDLLSQKAEQFARDLGAANFIPSNGWFTRFKQRYNLTYKRVCGRDGNVSQLGDWKARLAKIFSDYQPRDIYNADETALFFKRTPDYASNGQSAVWEKQPKDRVTLMVSANMDGSDKVPLFVVGKSHECLKGVERLPLQYGHDKKARMTPALFTTWLQQLDRHMFLQQRKIVVIVDNRSAHPHVEGLRAVKLVILPPNSTSATRPVTREIVRTLKFHYRKMLTKKKVAFLRANETFTPDLLGAMYSLRKAWETIKPETIRNCFFRAFTADGKDDAKAFEGSQPEDEEEDDTPFYSATGLGKKDFKERCNPREEDLECSGPRADEDILTSVARKQDDTVDAEDEDTDADSTAPTMKDALRAAEVLRKFAMVNNDEELLKNTENVSDILLKKQLINYH from the coding sequence ATGGCCGAGCGTGGACAAAAGCGAAAGTTAGAACTGCACACATTAGACAATAAGTACCAAGCAGTCAAGGCGGTGGAAGGAGGAACTTCTCGGACTGCGGTGCAGGAACAGTTTCATGTCAAGCGCAACACTCTGAGCGGCTGGATCAAAAACTCCACCAAAATAAAAGAGCAATACGAGTCCGGAAACGCCAACTCCAACTGCAAGAAAATAAAGCTGGCCAAAAACCCCGATGTGGAGAAGGCCCTTTACTTGTGGTACTGTGACGTGCGGAAGAAACATCCCACGCTCCCACTTCGACGGGACTTGCTTTCGCAGAAAGCGGAACAGTTCGCCAGAGACCTCGGAGCCGCCAACTTCATCCCCTCAAATGGCTGGTTCACCCGTTTCAAGCAACGCTACAACTTGACATACAAGCGTGTATGTGGTAGAGACGGCAACGTGTCCCAGCTGGGGGACTGGAAAGCGCGCCTGGCAAAGATATTTTCGGACTACCAGCCCAGAGACATATACAACGCAGACGAAACTGCGCTCTTTTTCAAACGCACGCCGGATTACGCCAGCAACGGCCAATCGGCGGTCTGGGAGAAACAGCCTAAAGATCGCGTCACGCTGATGGTGTCGGCGAATATGGACGGCAGCGATAAAGTCCCTTTGTTCGTCGTTGGAAAGTCCCACGAGTGTTTGAAAGGCGTAGAACGTTTGCCTCTGCAATACGGGCACGATAAAAAAGCCCGGATGACTCCCGCCTTGTTCACCACGTGGCTTCAACAGCTGGACCGACACATGTTCCTTCAACAGCGCAAAATCGTTGTAATTGTCGACAACCGCTCGGCCCATCCACACGTGGAAGGTCTGCGAGCGGTAAAACTGGTCATCCTCCCCCCAAACTCCACGTCAGCCACCCGACCCGTGACTCGGGAGATCGTCCGCACGCTGAAATTTCACTACAGAAAAATGCTGACCAAGAAAAAGGTGGCATTCCTCCGAGCTAATGAAACATTCACGCCAGATCTCCTCGGAGCCATGTACTCACTGAGGAAGGCTTGGGAGACCATAAAACCGGAAACCATCCGTAATTGTTTTTTCCGGGCCTTCACCGCCGACGGCAAAGATGACGCAAAAGCTTTTGAGGGCTCGCAGCCGGAAGATGAGGAGGAAGATGACACGCCCTTTTACTCTGCCACCGGACTGGGCAAGAAAGACTTCAAGGAAAGGTGTAACCCTCGGGAAGAGGATTTGGAATGTTCCGGACCCCGCGCCGACGAGGACATTCTAACGTCTGTGGCAAGGAAGCAGGACGATACGGTCGATGCCGAGGACGAAGACACTGACGCCGACTCCACAGCGCCGACCATGAAAGATGCGCTACGAGCTGCGGAAGTGCTCCGAAAATTTGCCATGGTAAACAACGACGAAGaactgttgaaaaacactgaaaatgtgagcgaTATATTGCTAAAGAAGCAATTAATTAATTACCATTAA